The following proteins are co-located in the Roseofilum reptotaenium CS-1145 genome:
- a CDS encoding glycosyltransferase family 4 protein: METTSNALKISILVSDLSQAGAGRWGGAVRTFLLAQALTNLGHEVEILGFSFGEPPDTSESKYPIVCVPGVNYPGFFRSAQTLLKAIQGDILYALRPKPTSFGLALLKRMQRRCSVILDIDDWELSWHGGDQWRYRPGLKQFGRDILKPQGALRMPDHPLYLKWMENQVSLADAVTVHTRFLQERFGGVYVPNGKDTTLFNPQNYNPEVSRELYGLSDYRVLMFPGAPRPYKGIEDVLLALDKLDQPDLRVVIIGGSPYDDYDRHLQEKWGRWIIQIPKLPYEKMPEVVSAAHVVVVPQRNTPAALAQFPLKLTDAMAMSKPVLASNVGDLPEILGGTGYLVDPESPDQIANRIESIFKDLDLANEQGQKSRKRCMENYNIEAMSKELKTLIDNLRKHKTI; encoded by the coding sequence CTTTCGCAAGCGGGTGCCGGTCGTTGGGGAGGAGCTGTCCGCACCTTTTTGTTGGCTCAAGCATTAACCAACTTGGGGCATGAAGTAGAAATTCTGGGATTTAGTTTTGGTGAACCGCCAGATACCTCTGAGTCCAAGTATCCCATAGTTTGTGTACCCGGTGTCAACTATCCAGGGTTTTTCCGCTCTGCCCAAACCTTACTCAAAGCCATTCAAGGAGATATTCTGTATGCCTTAAGACCGAAACCTACCAGTTTTGGTTTAGCCTTACTCAAAAGAATGCAGCGTCGTTGCTCCGTAATTTTAGATATTGATGATTGGGAATTAAGTTGGCACGGGGGAGACCAATGGCGCTATCGTCCCGGTTTAAAACAGTTTGGCCGCGATATTCTGAAGCCACAGGGAGCACTGAGAATGCCCGATCATCCCCTCTATCTAAAATGGATGGAAAATCAAGTTTCTCTAGCTGATGCAGTAACGGTTCATACCCGATTTTTGCAGGAGCGTTTTGGTGGAGTTTATGTCCCTAATGGTAAAGATACAACCTTGTTTAATCCCCAAAATTATAATCCCGAAGTTTCCAGAGAGCTATACGGACTTTCTGACTATCGAGTACTAATGTTTCCCGGAGCACCAAGACCCTACAAAGGCATTGAAGATGTTTTACTGGCTTTGGATAAACTCGATCAACCGGATTTGAGAGTCGTTATTATTGGGGGTAGTCCTTATGATGATTACGATCGCCATTTGCAAGAGAAATGGGGACGGTGGATTATTCAGATTCCCAAACTGCCTTACGAGAAAATGCCAGAGGTGGTGTCTGCGGCCCATGTAGTGGTCGTTCCCCAACGGAATACACCGGCAGCCTTAGCCCAATTCCCGCTAAAATTGACCGATGCGATGGCTATGTCCAAGCCAGTTTTAGCCTCTAATGTGGGGGATTTACCAGAAATTTTAGGAGGAACTGGTTATTTAGTCGATCCAGAGTCTCCCGATCAAATTGCCAATCGGATTGAGTCTATTTTCAAGGATTTAGATTTAGCGAATGAACAAGGTCAAAAAAGCCGCAAAAGATGTATGGAAAACTATAATATTGAAGCGATGTCAAAAGAATTAAAAACGCTTATTGACAATCTTCGTAAACATAAAACTATATAA
- a CDS encoding ABC transporter ATP-binding protein: MSSREFLFKYLKKYPIPLISNIILGFSGAIFNGVNTALIIPVVLQIVGQEVELKGAPPALKFIFAPFQGIPEQYRLGVMLAAIVLTIILKEGVNYLRAIVAAAFKRRMTNSMKIDIMSTLLETDIDFYSKNKLGDITKRLGGDTTQTTTAINSYVDLTIYLITSFFFLSFLVSLSWQLTVISTLMIVMVAVVNQGVVKRSKKLGKEVSNQQRMYSIKVLEVLGGIRLVKSVGNEQQEFSLIKKMMLKLEKFNFLAQSNSALIKPLSEITNIFTVISILLVGRAFFSSQLESLSAILLTYLFVLFRMMPVVNSINGVRNTLAKASASVDFAYDIWRRDNKPIMTQGIVPFNGFQDKIHFKEISFAYPGHNHLVIKKADLVLPRGKSLALVGSSGAGKSTFADLLPRFYDPTEGSILIDGRDIREFELRSLRKSMGIVSQTTFLFNDTVRNNIIYARPDAAEDEMVTAAKQANAYDFIMQLPKQWETEVGDRGVMLSGGQRQRLAIARALLQDPDILILDEATSALDTVSERIVQEAIDHLSRDRTTLVIAHRLSTIQNADQIAVLDKGQVMEVGNHQELLEQKGLYHRLHSMQFSETEASETTGQQRIDYQTLSKASYEARTQLNSMIGSLRLLADEIVDTPEEQLELTEEAYRSAINLLRTFEVFENKLR, encoded by the coding sequence ATGTCATCTAGAGAGTTTCTATTTAAATACTTAAAGAAATATCCCATCCCCTTAATCAGCAACATTATCCTAGGATTCTCTGGAGCCATTTTTAATGGGGTGAATACTGCCCTAATTATTCCAGTTGTTCTTCAGATTGTGGGACAAGAAGTTGAACTTAAAGGTGCGCCTCCTGCACTGAAATTTATCTTTGCACCCTTTCAAGGTATTCCTGAACAGTACCGACTAGGGGTAATGTTAGCAGCTATTGTATTGACAATTATATTGAAGGAAGGGGTGAATTATTTGCGTGCTATTGTAGCAGCCGCATTCAAGCGAAGAATGACCAATAGTATGAAGATTGATATTATGTCAACTCTTCTAGAAACAGATATTGATTTTTATAGTAAGAATAAGTTAGGTGATATTACAAAACGTTTAGGGGGAGATACAACACAAACAACAACGGCAATCAATTCATATGTGGATTTGACAATTTACCTAATTACCTCGTTCTTTTTCTTGTCTTTCCTCGTTTCTTTGTCCTGGCAATTGACCGTTATTTCCACTCTAATGATCGTTATGGTTGCCGTGGTTAACCAAGGTGTGGTCAAACGTTCTAAGAAGTTGGGGAAAGAAGTGTCTAATCAGCAAAGGATGTACTCGATTAAGGTGTTGGAAGTTTTAGGTGGAATTCGATTAGTCAAGTCAGTTGGAAATGAGCAGCAAGAGTTTAGTTTAATTAAGAAGATGATGCTTAAGCTGGAGAAGTTTAACTTCTTAGCGCAAAGTAATAGTGCCCTAATTAAGCCCTTAAGCGAAATTACGAATATATTTACAGTGATTTCCATTCTACTGGTCGGACGTGCGTTTTTCTCCAGTCAATTGGAAAGTTTATCAGCGATTCTGCTCACGTATCTGTTTGTTTTGTTTCGGATGATGCCGGTGGTAAATTCGATTAATGGTGTCCGAAATACCTTGGCTAAAGCGTCAGCGAGTGTGGATTTTGCCTATGATATCTGGCGGCGTGATAATAAGCCGATTATGACTCAAGGAATTGTTCCGTTTAATGGGTTTCAGGATAAGATTCATTTCAAAGAGATATCATTTGCTTATCCCGGTCATAATCATTTAGTCATTAAGAAAGCTGATTTAGTCTTGCCTAGAGGGAAGAGTTTAGCGTTGGTGGGTTCGTCAGGAGCAGGAAAATCAACATTTGCGGATTTGTTGCCCAGATTTTACGATCCGACGGAAGGTTCTATTTTGATCGATGGCCGTGATATTCGTGAGTTTGAGCTGCGTAGTTTGCGAAAATCCATGGGAATTGTCAGTCAAACAACGTTTCTGTTTAATGATACGGTGAGAAATAATATTATTTATGCTCGTCCAGATGCTGCGGAGGATGAGATGGTAACGGCAGCGAAACAGGCGAATGCTTATGATTTTATTATGCAATTGCCGAAACAATGGGAAACAGAAGTGGGCGATCGCGGTGTGATGCTTTCGGGAGGACAACGCCAACGGTTGGCGATCGCCAGAGCGCTGCTGCAAGATCCAGATATCTTGATCCTAGATGAAGCCACGAGTGCCCTCGATACAGTGTCTGAGCGCATTGTTCAAGAAGCGATCGACCATCTGAGCCGCGATCGGACCACATTAGTCATTGCTCACCGTCTCTCCACCATTCAGAACGCCGATCAAATTGCTGTTTTAGACAAGGGTCAAGTGATGGAAGTCGGGAATCATCAGGAATTATTAGAACAAAAAGGGTTATATCATCGTCTGCATTCCATGCAATTTTCAGAAACAGAAGCATCAGAAACTACTGGTCAGCAAAGGATTGACTATCAAACCCTATCGAAAGCATCCTACGAAGCTAGAACTCAACTCAATTCGATGATTGGTTCTTTAAGATTATTAGCCGATGAGATTGTCGATACTCCAGAGGAACAATTAGAATTGACCGAAGAAGCCTATCGTTCAGCCATCAACTTGCTCAG